A genome region from Prionailurus bengalensis isolate Pbe53 chromosome B4, Fcat_Pben_1.1_paternal_pri, whole genome shotgun sequence includes the following:
- the CNPY2 gene encoding protein canopy homolog 2 codes for MKGWGWLALLLGALLGTAWARRSQDLHCGACRALVDELEWEIAQVDPKKTIQMGSFRINPDGSQSVVEVPYARSEAHLTELLEEVCDRMKEYGEQIDPSTHRKNYVRVVGRNGESNELDLQGIRIDSDISGTLKFACESIVEEYEDELIEFFSREADNVKDKLCSKRTDLCDHALHISHDEL; via the exons ATGAAAGGCTGGGGTTGGCTGGCCCTGCTTCTGGGGGCCTTGCTGGGAACTGCCTGGGCTCGGAGGAGCCAGGATCTACATTGTGGAG CTTGCAGGGCTCTGGTGGATGAACTAGAGTGGGAAATCGCCCAGGTGGATCCCAAGAAGACCATTCAGATGGGCTCTTTCCGAATCAATCCAGATGGCAGCCAGTCAGTGGTGGAG GTGCCTTATGCTCGCTCAGAGGCCCACCTCACAGAGCTGCTAGAGGAGGTATGTGACCGGATGAAGGAGTATGGGGAACAAATTGACCCTTCCACCCACCGCAAGAACTACGTACGTGTAGTGGGCCGGAATGGAGAATCCAATGAACTGGACCTACAGGGCATCCGAATTGATTCAGACATCAGTGGCACTCTCAAGTTTGCG TGTGAGAGCATTGTGGAGGAATATGAGGATGAACTCATTGAATTCTTTTCCCGAGAGGCTGACAATGTTAAAGACAAACTTTGTAGTAAGCGAACAG ATCTATGTGACCATGCCCTGCACATATCGCATGATGAGCTATGA